From the genome of Bradyrhizobium elkanii USDA 76, one region includes:
- a CDS encoding MFS transporter, with amino-acid sequence MAHGTPTASGHAQAKPGDIAIGVIIGRTSEFFDFFVYAIASVIVFPKLVFPFVNELTGTLYSFGIFALAFAARPLGTVIFMAVDRRHGKGAKLVIALFLLGTATVALAFLPGYDTIGVAAIWLLAAARVLQGIAWGGAWDGLASLLAMNSPAHRRGWYAMVPQLGAPLGLIVASALFAFFAGNLSADDFFDWGWRYPFFVAFAINVVALFARLRMVATDEYSELFESRDLEPARVGETVAQEGRNILLGAFAPLASFALFHMVTVFPLSWVFLFTKESPVRFLIIEMIGAMVGVFAIVASGMIADRVGRKPLLLGSAVAIAVYSGFAPQLLDAGAFGETVYMVLGFVLLGLSFGQSSGAIASSFARNYRYTASALTSDFAWLFGAGFAPLAALLLATHFGLISAGAYLLSGAVWTLLALWLSGLREAEA; translated from the coding sequence ATGGCTCACGGCACCCCGACCGCATCAGGTCACGCGCAGGCGAAACCCGGCGATATCGCCATCGGCGTCATCATCGGACGCACGTCGGAATTCTTCGACTTCTTCGTCTATGCGATCGCCTCGGTCATCGTGTTTCCGAAGCTGGTGTTTCCGTTCGTCAATGAACTGACCGGCACGCTCTATTCGTTCGGCATCTTCGCGCTGGCCTTCGCCGCGCGGCCGCTCGGCACCGTGATCTTCATGGCGGTCGACCGCCGCCACGGCAAGGGCGCCAAGCTCGTCATCGCGCTGTTCCTGCTCGGCACCGCCACGGTCGCGCTCGCCTTCCTGCCCGGCTACGACACGATCGGCGTCGCGGCGATCTGGCTGCTGGCCGCCGCGCGCGTGCTGCAGGGCATCGCCTGGGGCGGCGCCTGGGACGGTCTTGCCTCGCTGCTCGCGATGAATTCGCCGGCGCATCGCCGCGGCTGGTACGCGATGGTGCCGCAGCTCGGCGCGCCGCTCGGGCTGATCGTGGCCAGCGCGCTGTTCGCCTTCTTCGCCGGCAACCTCTCGGCGGATGATTTCTTCGACTGGGGCTGGCGCTATCCGTTCTTCGTCGCCTTCGCCATCAACGTGGTGGCGCTGTTCGCGCGGCTGCGCATGGTGGCGACGGATGAATATTCCGAGCTGTTCGAAAGCCGCGATCTCGAGCCGGCACGGGTCGGCGAGACCGTCGCGCAGGAGGGCCGCAACATCCTGCTCGGCGCTTTCGCGCCGCTGGCGAGTTTTGCGCTGTTCCACATGGTCACGGTGTTTCCGCTGTCCTGGGTGTTCCTGTTTACCAAGGAAAGCCCGGTGCGCTTCCTGATCATCGAGATGATCGGCGCGATGGTCGGCGTCTTCGCGATCGTCGCCTCCGGCATGATCGCCGACCGCGTCGGGCGCAAGCCGCTGCTGCTGGGCTCTGCGGTCGCGATCGCGGTGTATAGCGGCTTCGCGCCGCAGCTGCTCGACGCCGGCGCGTTCGGCGAGACCGTCTATATGGTGCTCGGCTTCGTGCTGCTCGGCCTGTCGTTCGGCCAGTCATCGGGCGCGATCGCCTCGAGCTTCGCGCGCAACTATCGCTACACGGCCTCGGCACTGACCTCGGATTTCGCCTGGCTGTTCGGCGCCGGCTTCGCGCCGCTCGCGGCGCTGCTGCTGGCGACGCATTTCGGCCTGATCTCGGCGGGCGCCTACCTTCTGTCGGGCGCGGTGTGGACGCTGCTGGCGCTGTGGCTAAGCGGATTGCGCGAAGCGGAGGCTTGA
- the cyoA gene encoding ubiquinol oxidase subunit II: MRALKLLALLPFAALLGGCDFVVLAPAGDIAAQQRDLVVISTVLMLIIVLPVMALTVFFAWRYRQSNAAAPYEPEWDHSTQLELVIWSAPLLIIICLGALTWMGTHLLDPYRSLGRIAADKPIESKDAPLNVEVVALDWKWLFIYPDYGVAAVNELAAPVDRPIRFRITASSVMNSFYIPALAGQIYAMPGMETKLHAVANKEGTYRGFSANYSGAGFSGMHFDFKSLSATDFDKWIGSAKASSNMLGRTDYLQLERPSQNDPIRLYRSVDRDLYKAILNMCVEPGKMCMSEMMAIDAKGGLGREGFNNTLPLTYDKYARRGAPLGSEPTFVAGICSMDEIKDAPSHEITAPLDLTPLRGFGLKRPPFSPAHPSSTSLLLGQRPKSES; this comes from the coding sequence GTGCGCGCCTTGAAATTATTGGCCTTATTGCCGTTCGCGGCGCTCCTTGGCGGGTGCGATTTCGTCGTCCTGGCCCCTGCCGGCGACATCGCCGCGCAGCAGCGCGACCTCGTCGTCATCTCGACCGTCCTGATGCTCATCATCGTGCTTCCGGTGATGGCGCTGACCGTCTTCTTCGCCTGGCGCTACCGCCAGTCCAACGCCGCGGCCCCCTATGAGCCGGAGTGGGATCACTCCACCCAGCTCGAGCTCGTGATCTGGTCGGCGCCGCTGCTGATCATCATCTGCCTCGGCGCGCTGACCTGGATGGGCACGCATCTGCTCGATCCGTACCGCTCGCTCGGCCGCATCGCCGCCGACAAGCCGATCGAGAGCAAGGACGCCCCGCTCAATGTCGAGGTGGTCGCGCTCGACTGGAAGTGGCTGTTCATCTACCCGGACTATGGCGTCGCCGCCGTCAACGAGCTCGCGGCTCCGGTCGACCGCCCGATCCGCTTCCGCATCACGGCGTCCTCCGTGATGAACTCATTCTATATCCCCGCGCTCGCCGGCCAGATCTACGCGATGCCCGGCATGGAGACCAAGCTGCACGCGGTCGCCAACAAGGAAGGCACCTATCGCGGCTTCTCCGCCAATTACAGCGGCGCCGGCTTCTCCGGCATGCACTTCGACTTCAAGAGCCTGTCGGCAACGGATTTCGACAAGTGGATCGGCAGCGCCAAGGCGAGCAGCAACATGCTCGGCCGCACCGACTATCTGCAGCTCGAGCGTCCGAGCCAGAACGATCCGATCCGGCTCTACCGCTCGGTCGACCGCGATCTCTACAAGGCGATCCTCAACATGTGCGTCGAGCCCGGCAAGATGTGCATGAGCGAGATGATGGCGATTGACGCCAAGGGTGGCCTCGGCCGCGAAGGCTTCAACAACACGCTGCCGCTGACCTACGACAAATACGCCCGCCGCGGCGCGCCGCTCGGCTCCGAGCCGACCTTCGTCGCCGGCATCTGCTCGATGGACGAGATCAAGGACGCGCCGTCGCACGAGATCACCGCGCCGCTCGACCTGACGCCGCTGCGCGGCTTCGGGCTGAAGCGCCCGCCGTTCTCGCCCGCGCATCCGTCATCGACATCCCTGCTGCTCGGTCAGCGTCCGAAATCAGAGTCCTGA
- a CDS encoding thermonuclease family protein encodes MMTACALATGTCIGRAEATGCNFEIQGEGRVAAVVDTRSLRLDDGREVKLAGIEVADKTKATAALTALLVGREVTLRGQDDTPDRYGRQPAYAFLEGSEKPVQSELLRQGLALASSEVADKDCATALMAAEAEARAARSGTWAEATVIKNAESPDDILAGIGRFTVVEGRVLSVRQAGATTYLNFGRNWTRDFAVTISRRIVPAFEAAGLAPKSLENRKIRVRGWVEARRGPRIELLRVGQLEVLGGN; translated from the coding sequence ATGATGACAGCATGCGCCCTTGCGACCGGCACGTGCATCGGACGCGCCGAAGCGACTGGCTGCAATTTCGAGATTCAGGGCGAGGGTCGCGTCGCAGCTGTCGTTGATACGCGCAGCCTTCGGCTCGACGACGGCCGCGAGGTCAAGCTCGCCGGTATCGAGGTGGCCGACAAGACGAAAGCCACGGCAGCGCTGACGGCGCTTTTGGTCGGCCGCGAGGTGACGCTGCGCGGACAGGACGACACGCCGGACCGCTACGGCCGGCAGCCGGCCTACGCATTCCTCGAAGGCAGCGAAAAGCCCGTGCAAAGCGAGCTGCTGCGCCAGGGTCTCGCGCTGGCGTCATCCGAAGTCGCCGACAAGGACTGCGCCACGGCGCTGATGGCGGCCGAGGCCGAGGCCAGGGCCGCCCGATCGGGAACCTGGGCCGAGGCCACCGTCATAAAAAACGCCGAAAGTCCGGACGATATTTTGGCCGGGATCGGGCGCTTTACGGTGGTCGAGGGCAGGGTTTTGTCCGTGCGTCAGGCCGGGGCGACGACCTACCTGAATTTCGGCCGAAACTGGACACGGGACTTTGCTGTGACTATTTCAAGGCGCATAGTCCCTGCGTTCGAGGCGGCCGGGCTTGCGCCCAAGTCTCTGGAAAATCGTAAGATTCGTGTACGAGGCTGGGTGGAAGCACGACGTGGGCCGCGAATCGAACTGCTCCGGGTGGGGCAGCTTGAAGTGCTCGGCGGGAACTAG
- the cyoB gene encoding cytochrome o ubiquinol oxidase subunit I: MNPDLVKMIFGRLNLEALPIHEPILVGTFAVVAIGGLALFAIVTYFWLWTYLWREWFTTVDHKRIGIMYMILGIVMLLRGFADALMMRLQQAIAFGGSDGYLPAHHYDQIFTAHGVIMIFFVAMPLVTGLMNYVVPLQIGARDVSFPFLNNFSFWMTVGGAVLVMMSLFVGEFARTGWLAYPPLSNIGYSPDVGVDYYIWGLQVAGVGTTLSGINLICTIVKLRAPGMTMMKMPVFTWTSLCTNVLIVASFPVLTAVLALLSLDRYVGTNFFTNDFGGNPMMYVNLIWIWGHPEVYILVLPAFGIFSEVTATFSGKRLFGYTSMVYATVVITILSYLVWLHHFFTMGSGASVNSFFGITTMIISIPTGAKMFNWLFTMYRGRIRFELPMMWTVAFMLTFVIGGMTGVLLAVPPADFVLHNSLFLIAHFHNVIIGGVLFGLFAGINYWFPKAFGFRLDPFWGKLSFWFWVSGFYFAFMPLYVLGLMGVTRRLRVFDDPSLQIWFIIAGFGAFLILLGIVAMLVQFAVSILRREQLKDTTGDPWNARTLEWATSSPPPDYNFAFTPVVYDNDAWWDMKRRGYRRPLTGFKPIHMPSNTGTGIILAGLATVMGFGLIWYIWWLAAVSFVALLAVAIGHTFNYHRDFHIPADEVVRTEDARTRVLAAGART, translated from the coding sequence ATGAATCCCGATCTCGTCAAGATGATCTTCGGCCGCCTCAATCTGGAGGCGCTGCCGATCCATGAGCCGATCCTGGTCGGCACTTTCGCGGTGGTGGCAATCGGCGGCCTCGCGCTGTTCGCGATCGTCACCTACTTCTGGCTCTGGACCTATCTGTGGCGCGAGTGGTTCACCACCGTGGACCACAAGCGCATCGGCATCATGTACATGATCCTCGGCATCGTGATGCTGCTGCGCGGCTTCGCGGACGCGCTGATGATGCGGCTGCAGCAGGCGATCGCGTTTGGCGGCTCCGACGGCTATCTGCCCGCCCATCACTACGACCAGATCTTCACCGCGCACGGCGTGATCATGATCTTCTTCGTGGCGATGCCGCTGGTGACCGGCCTGATGAACTATGTTGTACCGCTGCAGATCGGCGCCCGCGACGTCTCGTTCCCGTTCCTCAACAATTTCAGCTTCTGGATGACGGTCGGCGGCGCCGTGCTGGTGATGATGTCGCTGTTCGTCGGCGAATTCGCCCGCACCGGCTGGCTCGCCTACCCGCCGCTGTCGAATATCGGCTACAGTCCTGATGTCGGCGTCGACTATTACATATGGGGACTACAGGTCGCCGGCGTCGGCACGACGCTATCGGGCATCAACCTGATCTGCACCATCGTCAAGCTGCGCGCGCCGGGCATGACGATGATGAAGATGCCGGTGTTCACCTGGACCTCGCTCTGCACCAACGTCCTGATCGTCGCCTCCTTCCCGGTGCTGACGGCGGTGCTGGCGCTGCTGTCGCTCGACCGTTACGTCGGCACCAACTTCTTCACGAACGACTTCGGCGGCAACCCGATGATGTACGTGAACCTGATCTGGATCTGGGGCCACCCCGAGGTCTACATCCTGGTGCTGCCGGCGTTCGGCATCTTCTCCGAGGTGACCGCGACGTTCTCCGGCAAGCGATTGTTCGGCTACACCTCGATGGTCTACGCCACCGTCGTCATCACCATCCTGTCCTACCTGGTCTGGCTGCATCACTTCTTCACGATGGGCTCCGGCGCCAGCGTGAACTCGTTCTTCGGCATCACCACGATGATCATCTCGATCCCGACCGGCGCGAAGATGTTCAACTGGCTGTTCACGATGTATCGCGGCCGCATCCGCTTCGAGCTGCCGATGATGTGGACGGTGGCATTCATGCTGACCTTCGTGATCGGCGGCATGACCGGCGTGCTGCTGGCGGTGCCGCCGGCCGATTTCGTGCTGCATAACAGCCTGTTCCTGATCGCGCATTTCCACAACGTGATCATCGGCGGCGTGCTGTTCGGCCTGTTCGCCGGCATCAACTACTGGTTCCCGAAAGCGTTCGGCTTCAGGCTCGATCCGTTCTGGGGCAAGCTGTCGTTCTGGTTCTGGGTCTCGGGCTTCTACTTCGCCTTCATGCCGCTCTACGTGCTCGGCCTGATGGGCGTGACCCGAAGGCTCCGCGTGTTTGACGATCCGTCCTTGCAGATCTGGTTCATCATCGCGGGCTTCGGCGCCTTCCTGATCCTGCTCGGCATCGTCGCGATGCTGGTGCAGTTCGCGGTCAGCATTCTGCGCCGCGAGCAGCTGAAGGACACCACCGGCGATCCCTGGAACGCGCGGACGCTGGAATGGGCGACCTCCTCGCCGCCGCCGGACTACAACTTCGCGTTCACGCCCGTGGTCTACGACAACGACGCCTGGTGGGACATGAAGCGCCGCGGCTACAGGCGCCCGCTGACCGGCTTCAAGCCGATCCACATGCCTTCCAACACCGGCACCGGCATCATCCTCGCCGGACTTGCGACGGTGATGGGGTTCGGCCTGATCTGGTACATCTGGTGGCTCGCCGCCGTCAGCTTCGTTGCGCTGCTCGCGGTCGCGATCGGCCACACCTTCAACTATCACCGCGACTTCCACATCCCGGCGGATGAGGTGGTGCGGACTGAAGACGCGCGGACACGCGTGCTTGCCGCGGGAGCCCGGACATGA
- a CDS encoding SURF1 family protein — protein sequence MLLTLGMLGVVLLGALGVWQVERRSWKLALIERVEQRMHAAPVAPPPPSSWPSVTGASDEYRRVTVRGTFLNADETLVQAVTAEGPGFWVLTPLQADDGTTVLVNRGFVSPDRRDPATRRDGEPQGAVSVTGLLRMSEPKGGFLRSNDASAGRWYSRDVAAIAAVHGLSHVAPFFIDADATPNPGGYPIGGLTIVRFPNNHLIYALTWFALALMLAGALLRVISGRSRAGASDPRWDSRRAAVRRLIGAARNLSRDTGPDARAHIGSA from the coding sequence GTGCTGCTCACGCTCGGCATGCTGGGCGTGGTGCTGCTGGGCGCGCTCGGCGTCTGGCAGGTCGAACGCAGGAGCTGGAAGCTGGCGCTGATCGAGCGGGTCGAGCAGCGCATGCATGCGGCGCCGGTCGCGCCGCCGCCCCCATCGTCATGGCCGTCCGTCACGGGCGCGAGCGATGAATACCGCCGCGTCACCGTACGCGGCACGTTCCTCAACGCCGATGAAACGCTGGTGCAGGCCGTCACGGCCGAGGGCCCCGGCTTCTGGGTACTGACCCCGCTGCAAGCGGACGACGGAACCACCGTGCTGGTCAACCGCGGTTTTGTTTCCCCTGACAGGCGCGATCCCGCGACGCGGCGCGATGGCGAGCCGCAGGGCGCTGTCAGCGTCACCGGACTGCTGCGGATGTCGGAACCGAAGGGCGGCTTCCTGCGCAGCAACGACGCTTCGGCCGGCCGCTGGTATTCCCGCGACGTCGCCGCGATCGCCGCCGTGCACGGATTGTCGCACGTGGCCCCCTTCTTCATCGACGCCGATGCGACGCCAAATCCGGGCGGCTACCCAATCGGCGGGCTCACAATCGTGCGGTTTCCGAACAACCACCTGATTTACGCGCTGACATGGTTCGCACTGGCCCTTATGCTGGCGGGCGCGCTCCTGCGCGTCATCAGCGGAAGGAGCCGCGCCGGCGCCTCCGATCCAAGGTGGGACTCACGACGCGCCGCCGTGCGCCGCCTGATCGGCGCAGCCCGCAATCTGTCTCGCGACACAGGCCCAGATGCTCGAGCGCACATCGGATCTGCATGA
- the cyoC gene encoding cytochrome o ubiquinol oxidase subunit III — MSVAIITTQDSEPVFHVIDEHDHPEGASTMLGFWIYLMSDCLIFAMLFATYGVLGGNYAAGPSPKDLFDLKLVALNTTMLLLSSITYGFAMLTMEKSRIRATQLWLAITGLFGLAFLGIELTEFAHMIHEGATPQRSAFLSSFFTLVGTHGLHVTFGLVWLVTLMVQTARFGLTEANRRRLMCLSMFWHFLDVVWIGVFTFVYLLGMLR; from the coding sequence ATGAGCGTTGCAATCATAACCACACAGGACTCCGAGCCGGTCTTCCACGTCATCGACGAGCATGATCATCCGGAAGGCGCCAGCACCATGCTGGGCTTCTGGATCTACCTGATGAGCGATTGCCTCATCTTCGCGATGCTGTTTGCGACCTATGGCGTGCTCGGCGGCAACTATGCCGCTGGCCCATCGCCGAAGGATCTGTTCGACCTCAAGCTGGTCGCGCTCAACACGACGATGCTGCTGCTCTCCTCGATCACCTATGGCTTTGCCATGCTGACGATGGAGAAATCGAGGATCAGGGCGACCCAGCTCTGGCTCGCCATCACCGGGCTGTTCGGCCTCGCCTTCCTCGGCATCGAGCTCACCGAGTTCGCGCACATGATCCACGAGGGCGCGACGCCCCAGCGCAGCGCCTTCCTGTCGTCGTTCTTCACGCTGGTCGGCACCCACGGCCTGCACGTCACTTTCGGCCTCGTCTGGCTGGTGACGCTGATGGTTCAGACCGCGCGCTTCGGCCTCACCGAAGCCAACCGGCGCCGTCTGATGTGCCTCTCGATGTTCTGGCACTTCCTCGACGTGGTCTGGATCGGCGTCTTCACCTTCGTCTATCTCCTGGGAATGCTGCGATGA
- the cyoD gene encoding cytochrome o ubiquinol oxidase subunit IV yields the protein MTKEAHALEANAGGHGHDAHGGASHGSLQSYLIGFGLSVVLTAVPFWLVMTGAVADKQVTALIVLVLAAVQIVVHMVYFLHMNTRSENGWTMMAMIFTVVMVVIALTGSLWVMHHLNINMMPVHDMSQMP from the coding sequence ATGACAAAAGAAGCTCACGCTCTCGAAGCCAACGCCGGCGGGCACGGCCACGACGCTCACGGCGGGGCATCCCATGGCTCGCTGCAGAGTTATCTGATCGGCTTCGGTCTCTCCGTCGTCCTCACCGCGGTGCCGTTCTGGCTGGTGATGACCGGTGCCGTCGCCGACAAGCAGGTCACCGCGCTGATCGTGCTGGTGCTCGCCGCGGTGCAGATCGTCGTGCACATGGTGTACTTCCTGCACATGAACACGCGGTCCGAGAACGGCTGGACCATGATGGCGATGATCTTCACCGTGGTCATGGTGGTGATCGCGCTGACCGGCTCGCTGTGGGTCATGCACCACCTCAACATCAACATGATGCCGGTGCACGACATGAGCCAGATGCCGTGA
- a CDS encoding c-type cytochrome yields the protein MTIRSIAGVLAPRQAKIAAMAAIAILLAVNSARAAGDAARGATLYQGCGDCHSIEKNDVGPMHRGVVGRLAGSVAGYNYSDALKNSKIVWTEENLDKWLTGPDAMVPGTKMFYEVQDPKDRADIIAFLKEKAK from the coding sequence ATGACCATTCGTTCGATCGCAGGCGTGCTGGCGCCGCGGCAAGCCAAAATTGCCGCGATGGCGGCGATCGCGATTCTGCTCGCCGTGAACAGCGCCCGTGCCGCGGGAGATGCGGCGCGCGGCGCCACGCTGTACCAGGGCTGCGGCGATTGCCATTCGATCGAGAAGAACGACGTCGGCCCGATGCACAGGGGCGTGGTGGGCCGGCTTGCCGGCTCCGTCGCGGGCTACAATTACTCGGACGCGCTGAAGAATTCGAAGATCGTGTGGACCGAGGAGAATCTCGACAAATGGCTCACCGGTCCGGACGCCATGGTTCCCGGCACCAAGATGTTCTACGAGGTTCAGGATCCGAAGGACCGCGCCGACATCATCGCCTTCCTCAAGGAGAAGGCGAAGTAG
- a CDS encoding transporter, whose translation MFQNRFGAVARLAELGCVLAALTLAAATAARADGCPKPGDEIATDRPDVTNSSIVVPVGSLQNENGINLTGRSSGRSIDGSNSRWRLGIAPCLEVLVDLPSYVSTVKSPGASGFSDVAPGIKWQISPLPGKLDLSITAGVALPTGAAEIAGRGAQPYVQLPWSWELHDGWGVSGMFTEFFRPAELTGRHMSEATFVIEKKLTERISVFTEYVGDYPDGARPTQLINSGGLYRITPTQQVDFHVAFGLNRNSPNTIVGLGYSFRVDGLFR comes from the coding sequence GTGTTTCAGAATCGGTTCGGCGCCGTCGCTCGACTTGCCGAACTCGGGTGCGTGCTTGCTGCGCTCACGCTCGCAGCAGCCACCGCCGCGCGCGCGGACGGCTGTCCCAAGCCGGGCGACGAAATCGCGACCGACCGGCCCGACGTCACCAATTCGAGTATCGTCGTGCCGGTCGGGAGCCTGCAGAACGAGAACGGCATCAACCTGACCGGCCGCAGCAGTGGTCGCAGCATCGACGGTAGCAACAGCCGCTGGCGGCTTGGGATTGCGCCCTGCCTCGAAGTGCTGGTCGACCTGCCGAGCTATGTCAGCACTGTGAAGTCGCCCGGCGCCTCGGGCTTTTCCGACGTCGCGCCGGGGATCAAATGGCAGATCAGCCCGCTGCCGGGGAAGCTCGACCTCTCGATCACGGCCGGCGTCGCGCTGCCGACGGGCGCAGCCGAAATCGCCGGGCGCGGCGCGCAGCCCTATGTCCAATTGCCGTGGTCATGGGAGCTCCATGACGGCTGGGGCGTCAGCGGCATGTTCACCGAATTCTTCCGCCCTGCCGAACTGACCGGCCGGCACATGTCGGAGGCGACCTTCGTGATCGAGAAGAAGCTGACCGAGCGGATCAGCGTGTTCACCGAATATGTCGGCGACTATCCCGACGGCGCGCGGCCGACCCAGCTCATCAACTCCGGCGGCCTGTACCGGATCACGCCGACCCAGCAGGTCGACTTCCATGTCGCGTTCGGACTCAACCGCAACTCGCCGAACACCATCGTCGGCCTGGGCTATTCGTTCCGCGTCGACGGGCTGTTTCGCTGA
- a CDS encoding M48 family metalloprotease, translated as MIERAGRREKGTGRRLSAAPALVCAALTLSACGNIGRFEQATPTAAAAPVKPNRVVQQTPTSEREHERILSSYGGAYDDPKLEALISKTVERLVAASERPDQAYKVTILNSGAVNAFALPTGQLYVTRGLIALASDTSELSSVLSHEMAHVLAKHAAMREDQARQAAVVTRVVTDMSTDPDLTALALAKTKLTMASFSRQQEFEADGIGVGIAARAHFDPYGAARFLTAMERNAALKIGKTALDPRAQDFTSSHPATPERINNAQTTARQYSSPESNERDRETYLAAIDNIVYGEDPSEGFVRGRRFLHPKLGFTFTAPDNFTLDNTAQAVIGVREGGSQAMRFDVVRVPAEQSLGDYLNSGWMEGVEKSSTEDLNINGFPAASATAHGDQWQFKVYALRFGSDVYRFIFAAKQKSTESERNARETVNSFRRLTLDEIQAARPLRIKVINVQPGDTVESLSHRMSGVDHPAERFRVLNGLDAHAQVKPRDRVKIVVD; from the coding sequence GTGATTGAGCGCGCAGGACGGCGTGAAAAGGGGACTGGCCGCCGCCTTTCGGCTGCGCCGGCGCTCGTTTGCGCCGCCCTGACGCTATCGGCCTGCGGCAATATCGGCCGGTTCGAGCAGGCCACGCCGACGGCAGCGGCGGCGCCGGTGAAGCCGAACCGCGTGGTGCAGCAGACGCCCACGAGCGAGCGCGAGCATGAGCGCATCCTGTCGTCCTATGGCGGCGCCTATGACGACCCGAAGCTCGAGGCCCTGATCAGCAAGACCGTGGAGCGGCTGGTCGCCGCCTCCGAACGGCCCGACCAGGCCTACAAGGTCACGATTCTCAATTCCGGCGCGGTCAACGCCTTCGCGCTGCCGACCGGCCAGCTCTATGTCACGCGCGGCCTGATTGCGCTCGCCAGCGACACCTCCGAGCTCTCCTCGGTGCTGAGCCACGAGATGGCGCATGTGCTGGCCAAGCACGCGGCGATGCGCGAGGACCAGGCCCGCCAGGCGGCGGTGGTGACGCGCGTCGTCACCGACATGAGCACCGATCCCGATCTCACCGCGCTGGCGCTCGCCAAGACCAAGCTGACGATGGCGAGCTTCTCGCGCCAGCAGGAGTTCGAGGCCGACGGCATCGGCGTCGGGATCGCCGCGCGCGCACATTTCGATCCCTACGGCGCGGCGCGCTTCCTGACCGCGATGGAGCGCAATGCCGCGCTCAAGATCGGCAAGACCGCGCTCGATCCGCGCGCGCAGGACTTCACCTCGTCGCATCCGGCGACGCCCGAGCGCATCAACAACGCGCAGACCACCGCACGGCAATACTCGTCGCCCGAGAGCAACGAGCGCGACCGCGAGACCTATCTCGCCGCGATCGACAACATCGTCTATGGCGAGGATCCCAGCGAAGGCTTCGTGCGCGGCCGCCGCTTCCTGCATCCCAAGCTCGGCTTCACCTTCACCGCGCCCGACAATTTCACGCTCGACAACACCGCGCAAGCGGTGATCGGCGTGCGCGAGGGCGGCAGCCAGGCGATGCGCTTCGACGTGGTGCGGGTGCCGGCCGAGCAGTCGCTCGGCGACTACCTGAATTCGGGCTGGATGGAAGGCGTCGAGAAGTCCTCGACCGAGGACCTCAACATCAACGGCTTTCCGGCGGCGTCGGCCACCGCACATGGCGACCAGTGGCAGTTCAAGGTCTACGCGCTGCGCTTCGGCAGCGACGTCTACCGCTTCATCTTCGCCGCCAAGCAGAAGTCCACCGAGAGCGAGCGCAACGCGCGCGAGACCGTCAATTCGTTCCGCCGCCTGACGCTCGACGAGATCCAGGCCGCGCGGCCGCTGCGCATCAAGGTCATCAACGTGCAGCCCGGCGACACCGTGGAATCGCTGTCGCACCGCATGTCCGGCGTCGATCACCCGGCCGAGCGCTTCCGCGTGCTCAACGGTCTCGACGCCCATGCCCAGGTGAAGCCGCGCGACCGCGTCAAGATCGTGGTGGATTGA